The Arachis ipaensis cultivar K30076 chromosome B05, Araip1.1, whole genome shotgun sequence nucleotide sequence TAGCTCTTTGAAGAGTGGTTTCCCACGGTGTGTAATTTTGTCTTTCTTTTTACTTGGTGATATACTTCTGGAACTAAAAGATGCTTTGGTTTTTTTGTCTTGTGTTTGgtgtttgtttgttttgtttctaTGTCTTGTCTTGTGTTCTAAGAAGGCAATGTTGGGCTACTAGCCCCACTGTGCTGACAATGGGCGTGAGCCGACACTGTAGCTTTTATGTCCACGGAGGAATCAATGCACCGGTTTTGGTGGGTCTTGTTCATCTTCAACTGGAAACTATTGACTACTTTGGTGACTTACAAATATTATCTCTAAAACTTGTTTATAATGTTCTTTTAATCCTATTCATATTCATATATAATACATGCAAAGAAGTTAAATTATCCTTAAGCTCATGCAAACTGGAGCAGCAGGAGTCTTTTGATACTTAATAGGATGGGAAAAGATTGAAAtaatgacttttttttttctgagATGTAATGTACCTTGCCTGCAGGCCAGATTACTGGAGCAAATCCTGCTATTCCTGGGATGTTTCCAAATATGTTTCCGTTGGCTACTAGTCAGGTATCTTCCTTTCCTTATTCCCGCCTCTAGTTTTCTGGCACAATATTTTCACTAATTTCGCCCTTTTATTTCTGTCATTTCAAGATGCAGCCATTTAGTGCTCTTCCCGTCATGCCAGTTCAGGCTATGACACAACAGGTAAATATAAACCTTTTTCCTATGATGATGGTTTCTTTCTATTCTTCTAGTAGCATCAAATTTTGTCTCTTATTTAATTTGCCAAATATACAGGCTACACGTCATGCTAGACGGGTGTATGTTGGGGGCCTACCTCCTACGGCGAATGAACAGGTACTACATTATCTTATTCTGATTCTTGTGTTTTGTGTTGAGGAGGAAGTTCTAATTTGTTTCACTCTTACTGGATACTATATAAAGTGGCAAATGGACCATATATTTGTTCTGTTGATTTTGTTTGTGGCCGCTTTTAATCTCTCTTCTATTATCTTTTACCTTCTTTGCTGCAGTCAGTTGCTACTTTCTTCAGTCAGGTTATGGCTAAGATTGGAGGAAACACTGCCGGACCAGGTGCGGTAAAATCTTCATTGGATTGAGCCAGTTTGCAGACATTTTAAGTTACCTAATTCATTCAATCTTATTATGGTCAGGTGATGCAGTGGTAAATGTTTACATTAACCATGACAAGAAGTTTGCCTTTGTGGAGATGAGGTCTGTTGAGGAAGCTAGCAATGCTATGGCTTTGGATGGGATTATTTTTGAGGTATTCTTTTTCCCAACTACAACTTAGCTCGCATTCCATTGAGTTGGTGAGAATTTGTTGGTATCAATAGGTTGTTATTTTAGTGAATTTTGCTTTTGTACTTCAGGGGGCACCAGTTAAGGTCAGGAGACCTACGGATTATAATCCTTCTTTAGCTGCTACCCTAGGTCCAAGCCAACCTAATCCCAATTTGAATCTGGGTGCTGTTGGCCTAACACCCGGGTCAGCTGGAGGACTCGATGGCCCTGATCGAATTTTTGTGGGTGGTCTTCCATATTACTTTACAGAAACACAGATAAGAGAGCTTTTAGAGACTTTTGGTCCTCTTAGGGGCTTTGATCTAGTGAAAGACAGAGAAACAGGAAACTCAAAGGGTTATGCATTTTGTGTTTACCAAGATCTTGCAGTTACAGATATTGCCTGTGCTGCTCTCAATGGAATAAAAATGGGAGATAAGACTCTTACTGTTAGACGAGCTAACCAAGGTGCTAACCCACAGCAACCTAAACCTGAGCAAGAAAGCATTTTAATGCATGCACAACAGCAAATTGCTCTTCAGGTATAACATATTTGTTTTTTATAACAATATACTTGTTACCTAGTCTCTGTATATCTTGAGATATGTAATTTCCATGTGGTTGGTTGGTGTAGAAACTTATGTTACAACCAGCTTTAGTGGCAACAAAGGTGGTGTGTTTAACCCATGCAGTTTCTTCTGATGAGCTCAAGGATGATGAGGACTACGAAGAGATTCTTGATGACATGAGGCAGGAGTGCTCCAAATTTGGTAATTTGGGATTTAGTTTACCTTTTTGTACTGCAAACTATGCTACTATGTATTGATTTTTGTtgtcttatttatttgttttacagCCATTTGTTCCGCATTCTCCAAAAAAAGAATCAGGCCTAGTTTTACAGACTGAAGCCTTCCATAACCTTCTATTTCCGTTGATGCATATTTTGTTTTGTTACATGCTTTGGAAACTAATTTGTACACtcagattttattttgtttttacaaTCTGTAGGTACTTTGGTGAATGTGGTGATCCCTCGCCCACAACCAAACGGTGAAGCTACCCCTGGCGTTGGAAAGGTTGGTCCCTTTCAGCTATTCGTCTAGAAATTCAATCTTCCCATTCTTTTTCCAGTTTCATTTTTGTATCATTAATAGAAATATGAAATATTGCTGGTGTGCTTTCCGAATATGAAGATGCTTTGATAGTGCTGTTTTATTTCATATATATTGTGGCTATATAACTTAATATTGCTTGCAGGTGTTTTTGGAGTATGTTGATGTTGATGGTGCTACAAAAGCCCGTGCTGGATTGAATGGACGGAAATTTGGCGGAAATCAAGTTGTAGCTGTCTTTTACCCTGAGAACAAATTTGCCCAGGGAGATTATGAAGGCTAGTTGCATTAGTGTCGCTTGGATTGTATTTTAAAAGATTTCTTCTTAGCatggattttcttttgtattttaaACTTTTAAGCCGAGTTGTGGACATGTATTCCATAAAGTGATGATGAATTGTTTTTACATAGGTTGGAGTAGTAAGAAAGTGTTATGATGGGAGAATTTGTTAATACACTAACTAACCTCTATCTTGATCCGTAAACCTTTTGTATCTTTTTGAAATTTGTTATCCGCTTTAGTTTGGTTTGCTTAAAAGTAGGCCTAACATTAATTACATTAAGAATTTGGGTCTAGGGTGTTTCGGCTTGCAATAACTTTTGATCATTAAATCATTTCGGAAAAATAAGTGACATCATCCGATTGAAACACTCATATTCGGGATGGGTAATAGAGAAATGATAGAGATAACAATCTCTCTACATTTCctcccttttcttttctattctttgGAGTCTATACTCGTCTTACAAACATATCGCTTATCTAACAGCCGCTTTCCCGTGTTCCCTGTAGAGTTGTCAAGTGAAGCGCACACAAATAATCATGTTCTGTAGCAGCAAACTATGTATGGTGGTGTCTGTGACGAGTATAAACGTAGGATtgttatttcttccatttttgctttaAAAGAGAGCTTTGTTTTGTTAAATAAGCTAGGGTCCCATAGCCACCGTAAGATTGTTTGGCGTAGCCCTCACATACACCACCTAATTAAATTTGTTACATACTTTTATTCTATTGTTATTATTAAGGAGCGGATAATTTAAGATAAAGATGTAATAGAAATAAAGCATATAATGGGAGTGGTATTATAAAAATTGGATTGACAATATTTCCTCTCCAATTTCATAAAGAGaactcttaattaattaaatgacATAGAGGTCAGCCAATTCTTCCAGAGAGTCAGCAGTGAGCATTGGATCTGCCTTTTCTAGCATCCACAAGAGATGATCAAAGAGAACTACCTCACAGTTAACCACCAAAACATTTTCATAATCCTCACCGCTGTTTCGCTTTGACTTATTGATTAGAGCATTCATAAGAGGATGATTCAGATATTTGGAGCTGATTACGTACCGTTTCCTTGTGCTGCCAACAAATATAGTTTCAAAATTTTCATGTTCTTGCATCTCATTTCCAGCCCACAAATTCTCCTTCACAGATTTGGACCTTAAACTGCTATATGATGAAGATCTTCCTAGCTGCCAATTTGACAAGCTCTTGCACTTCCTCAGCATTATAttgatcttcatcttcttcattgtATTTGGATTCAGGCAAGTATGGAGGGGATGATGGGAGACACGGAGAGTAGTATTGATAAGGAAGAAGCGAAAGATGAGAGAGACAAATAGACTTAAAACACACTCATAACAAGTGTGGTACTTCTAAAGAGAGTTAGCGAGGTGGGTGCAAAGTCTCTGTTCTCGGCCGCTAGAAGTGTGGGGTCAATTTTCGATCAAacatttattctaatttttttgtgaCAAGAACAAGTAACCTTTTGATGTTTTATTAGTGTTCAAGCCCGTGCGTCACACGGGAGAGAATTGCAACAACCAATGATTGAAGCTCCCGTACATGCCAGCATTTGAAATGTGGTCTGATAGTTTGAATTCATGCTATAGCATTTGAAATTGAAGATTCTAGTTTTAACTTGagaatttaataaaattggtTTCGTAGTTCTTAATTCCTATTCCCTTTGGTTAGTTTTGAGTTTATGAAAAGCATATTTAGAACGTTATCTGTCATCGTAAAGaactattaaatatttaaataagttGACATAAtagaacaataacaataacaaagttTTATTTTACTAAGTAGGTTTAGCTACATAAATTAAAAGACATTATTGTATTTTGTTATGTTTGTAATCAAACTATCCATATGTAGATTTTTTTTATCACTTCATGCATGGTTTTTTTTAAGTCTTTTTCTACTATTTGTTATTTCTTTACCTTGTATCTTACTCATCTTTTTATTATTTGAGTATTCTACTTATCTTCTTTCCACATATCTAAACCATCTGGGACGAGATTTTACCGCCTTTTCTACAATAGACATCGTTTTAACTTTTtctcttatatcttcattccttattttaccCATACGTTTGTGGCCACTCATCCATTACAACATCTTAATTTCTAccacacttaacttatgttcATGCTTATCCTTTTGCTGTCCAATACTTTGTTCCATACAACATAGCCGTGGCAGTGTGATAAAATTTTTCTTAAAGTTTTAAAggtacttttttgtcgcatataaaaccaaaCGCACTTTACCACTTTCACCAACCCGTTTGTATTCGATATTTTACATCCTCCTCAATTTTTTCATTATCCTACATCATAAACCTAAGATACTTGAAATGCTTTACTTGTGGAGTTGTGGTTGAATGATTTCTCCAATTTTTTACTTTtgtattagtattttttttttttgcctatcaaacttacattccatatatacCATCTTACTGCAACTTATATTCAAATTGTACCCCTTTAGTCCTCCTTTCTACAACTCTAACTTCTAATTTAAATGTTCTTTTGTTTCTCTCGTAAAAACGATGTCATCGACAAAAAGCACGTACTATGATATTAGTTCCCTGATATGCTCAGTAAACACCtccaaaactaatataaaaagATAAGAGCTTAGAAACGATACTTGATGCAATTCTACACTAATAAAAAACTCTTCTGTCACACGCCACTTTAAGTCTTTACACAAATTTTAGCCCCATCGTACATATCCTTAATTGCATGGATATATTCATTCTTTACCCTCTTTTTCTCCAAGATTTTCAATAGAATCTCTCTTAATACCTTATCATATGCTTTTTTCAAATTAATAAACATCATGTGTAGATCCTTTTTGTTATTTTGATATCTGTCCGTCATTCTCCTTAGCAATTATATCTATCTGGCATAAGACTAAACTGATTTTCTAAGACTTGTATCTCATGTTTCAACTTTCGTTTTACTACTTTCTCCCATAACATCATAGTATGACTTATGAGTTTGATCCAGTTCtgtagtttttaaaattttgtatgcCTCCCTTATTCTTGTATATAGAGACTAATGTACTTTTTCTCTATTTATCCAACATCCTCTTAAATACTAAAATATCATTAAAATACTTGGTTAACAAACTGACgtctttttctcttaaaatttttcaCATTTCAATCAGAATAATAACTAGTCCGATTGCGCTTCCAATTTTCATTCTCTTAAGAGAAAATGTGTTTTACTTAATTTAGttttttagagactaatttttttgttatttctatTTAGCAACAAATTTGATGTTAAAATGTAAATCGAAAATATGATTATTACATGTTACTTCACAATTTTAATTATAGAGAAATATTAGAGGTTTAATACTTTTTATCagtattagttaatatttttagctaaatactttatttttataccattaaaattagtgtttaaattttaaaatttagcataatatttataatttagaatGTTTTCTTGAAATCAACCATTTCTTTACCAATACTTTACTAACACCAAGATCtatcaatttctttttttttttctaacacAAAATTGTGAATTTGTAATATTTCCGTAGGATTCAAAACCTTCTTTTCTATGATTTATTAATTGGCTTGGCGCTGAGTTAGAACTTAAAGGAATCAGTTGCTTTGTGGAGAGAGCTATACacggatgctgcttgttttgggtagTGATTAACTGATTATAACAAAGAAGTTTTCTGAAGAACCCCAACACTATTAGCTAGGGAGCTGATGGGTAAAACATGGAGATTAACTCTGGCTTTTGTACGAAGGATTATTGGATTAGGAATGGCCGGGGAGAAGCCGGAAAAAATAAATGCTCTAAATTAAAGTCCTTCCACACTTGAAAAGGAAGAATCCATCGTGCAagcaattaaaaatttaaaatacccTCCTCCACTAATGTAGCTAATAAGGTCTAACGCCATATTTAATTTGGGTTTAGGAAAGACCGTATTTATCCAAGTATAAATTTTGGTCACGGGATTTTACCTCAAAGTCACCGATCGATAGTATAATGCAAGTGCGGTTGTGGTTGAATAAGCCATAAATACATACATGATACATATCCTCCCAAAAGGAAAAGGTACTTTTTCACGCTTGCCGAACCAATTATCATGAAGGCCTATACTTGTCACATGAAGGCCATAAATATTTAATATGTACACAACAACGTAACTCTCTCTATAAAAGTGCATATAATGTCCTTATATCGCCATGtcaattcaaaattattagtCAGTCCATTAAGATGAAGCATTTTAGGGACACTATTTTGACATGCGCATGCATGTGGTTACTAAGTTTGAGTGATATATGCTTGTCTCAGCCGCGGTCGCCACAACAAGGACTCCAAGTGCCATGCTTCTTCATCTTTGGTGACTCATTGGTTGACAACGGAAACAACAATGGAATGCTAACCCTTGCCAGAGCCAATTACAGGCCTTATGGCATTGACTTCCCACAGGGTCCTACTGGCCGCTTTACCAATGGTCGAACTTATGTTGATGCTTTAGGTAAATTCATTTAATTTCCCATTCTATTTTATAAATCTTGCATCATGCTTATTAACTAGTGTATTTGTTATATCTAGATAATAATAGGTCGGTAATGCTGAAGGATATACTATCTAAAGTTATCttatataacataatatttataattttatatacataatatctgtaattacatatttattatctctaaaattacataattattcTAGTATTAATTaacaaatattaaataaaatagctttgaattgtttagattaatttttttattgtctttcaaatattattattattattgataatgGATAATATGAGCAGCAGTAAACAAGAAAAGATTGAGATGATAAAGCATTCAAATAGTAGAAGGCAATCGTTATTTTCTACTAtttgttttacttttatttataacAATTTAATGTTCTCGTTTTTTAAACGTACGTCATGACTCATGAGTCATGAGTCTCGcactgaataaataaataaataactttaaTATAATATTGAATTCATAAAACTCTGTTACTTAGTATACTAGTAATCGGCTAAATCATAACAGAGTGAACAATCGCTAGAAGATAGGAAAAGTCTAAGGacagcaattttattaaattctgaTCAACATGTAATTAACAAAAAAGTGAGTAATCTCAtactattaaaattattattaatggcTATTTGATGACTATAAATTCGTTTAAGGGTTAACTAATAAATGCAATATTGGTATACGTGATCCGGTAATTGCAGCTCAACTTCTGGGTTTTCCAACATATATTCCACCATACACAAGAGCACGGGGATTGGATCTTTTAAGAGGAGCCAATTATGCATCTGGAGCAGCAGGCATCCGGGAGGAAACTGGAAGTAATCTGGTAATTAAGTATATACATACAGGATACATATGAGAAATCCTTGTATGGTTCTGGAATACAATTTATGCATTTCTCAAAACCAACGACAACCACTCATCTTTAATTTTCATAACAATTCTAAATGAGCAGGGGGCTCATACATCAATGAATGAGCAAGTCTCTAACTTTGGAGAAACAGTGCAGCAGTTGAGGAGGTACTTTAGAGGAGACAACGATGCCCTTAACAGCTACCTTGGCAAGTGTTTGTTCTTTTCAGGGATGGGAAGCAACGATTACCTCAATAACTATTTCATGCCAGATTTTTATTCCACCAGCTCTGATTACACTGCCAGAGCATTTGCAACTATCCTTCTTCAACAGTACGGTCGCCAACTAGCTGTAAGACTTTTGCTTCTGCTCGACATTCAAATTGAATGGAACACTCTCTCAAAAGAAAATAGTCTACAAACACAATATTTAagacaaaaagaataaaaaagtgaTTGTTACAACTAGGTATGATATGATATGTCACGTTTCATTCTATTGTTTTGCAGCAATTGTATTCGCTAGGTGCAAGGAAAGTGATTGTTACAGCAGTTGGCCAAATCGGGTGCATACCATATCAATTGGCCCGTTTCCATGGGAATAACAGCAGATGCAACGAAAAAATCAACAGTGCCATACAATTGTTCAACTCAGGTCTTAAGAGAATGGTTCAGAATATTAATGGAGGGCAGCTTCCTGGAGCAAAGTTTGTATATCTGGATTTTTATGAAAGCAGCCAAGATCTATCTTTAAATGGAACGTCCCTTGGTAAAACTAAAGttgttttatatatttaattcgACACATATCTTGTACATTGTAATAATCACCGAAAAGCACATACAGGATTTGATGTGGTGGACAAGGGGTGCTGTGGGGTTGGAAAGAACAATGGACAGATTACTTGCCTTCCTCTTCAACAGCCATGCCAAGATCGACACAAGTACTTGTTCTGGGATGCATTCCACCCAACTGAACTCGCCAACATCTTACTAGCCAAGGCAACCTACACCTCACAATCATACACTTATCCCATTAACATTCAACAATTGGCAGCGCTCTAAGAGAGAGCCATTCTACTTTTTACGCATGTTTGACGTTGTTTATGTGTCACTGCAATTTGCTGATGTTGTTCTTGTTCCTTAATTACGTGGATGatgataatataataataaatttccTTAGTTGATTCATAGCAGCTGATTTGTTCGATTAGACTAGTACTACTAAATTCATACAAGACAGTTGGTTGTGATTGAATTGAGTAAATAGCAGTACACCACAACGATTGTCTGAACGGTCAACTACTGGATTGAATTCATAGTTCCCATTAAAAGCTATCATCCCCATGAGAGCGTTCACTGCTTCTGTTGTCTGGAATGGAAGACATGTGATTTGGCCTCTGTTCCTTCCTATGCCGCAGCAACCTCTGTTTACAACAGTAAAACCTACACGCAGAGagtaaaaagtttaaaagacgtAGTCCTTTGATCGCCATCAATTATATCATTATCATGATCTAGCATGAAGAAGGATATTCTGGAATATGTTGGCAACATCAACGAATACAAATCTGGCAGCAGGTAGATTGTTGTTGAGATTGCTCAACACGGTCTTAACATTCGAATTGAAAGGTTGCACCAGCAAGTTCACTTCTTCAGAGCATCTTCCGCTCGCACTTTGAGCCAATATGCTCGGAATACATCCCATTAGGCCTTGTCCGGCAATAACAATTTTTCTGGCTCCAAGATTGTAAAGCCTCCGCAACACcagtaaataaaaaatgaaaagaattacgAACTTGTTACGTACAGTGAGCTGCGTGTTATATGTTTGGGCTAAGAGATGAGCGTACTCCTCAGCATTGTACTGATTTCTGGTTGGGTAGTTAGGCATAAGGTGGTTGTTTAAGTAGTCATTGCTGCCCATGCCAACAAAGAACCATAGCATCAGCTCCAAGATTGGCAGTTATTTGATTCAGCGTGTTCTCCAAGTTTCCAATTTGGTCATCCTGCTCATGTATCCTCATAATTTAGACTGTTGGAGCTGATTGAATATAATAATTAATGATAGACAGATGGTTACTACGCACAAAGTTTCTGCCTGTGGCATCAAGGATTCCGGCAGCAGCTGAGGCATAGTTTACTCCGTGAAGCACTTTATCCCCTGAGGCTTCTGAGTAGGCAGGAGTCAATGGAAGTCCCAATAGTTCCGCTGCATTTCAATCATCATATACAGTTCAAAGTCAAATCAGGGTCAAAGAAAAATTAATCATGAATTCAATTTCTCTATTGGCTGGCTGCTTTAGTTGAAATGATTATGTCAAGATCGACATTCCACAGTCAGTCATCAAGTGTGCAATCTGATTCTTGTGGCAAACTCACACACCAAAAGAATACTACTGCAATCCTCTCTGAAAAATAAAACCCTCATTCACTCGATTCTGTACAACCAAGTTCTTTTCTGCTTATGAAGCTATCCTTGAATAGGCAGTCTTATTAAGTATTACACCCAAACACACATATATACTGTACATTACTTGCACCCATTTGACACATAATCTTAAGTTACATAGCGTTACATGACTATTTTAATTCCTTATGTGATTATTTAATGACTTCTGAATTCTGATTATGACTATTTATGTATAGTTAAAGTTCCTGAATCTACTCTTCCATGGTGTAACCATTGGAGAAGCGACCAGTAGGGCCTCCGTTGAAGTCAATGCCATAAGGGCAATAGACTAATAGTTAGCCTTAGCAAAGGAAGGCAGATTGTTGTTGTTGCCATTGTCTATCAGAGAGTCACCAAATATGAGCATGGCTGGCACCATTTCTCTCGCACCACCTCCATTGTGTTGTTTCTTGTTCTTTTACATTCTTTTTCCATTTATAGTCAAATATCAGTTGGCATCAGATCCTATAGGTTCTAATTTCTAATTATGTTGAAAGGAATAGGCGAATCTTTCAGCACACAAGCAAAGGAGTTGAAGAAATTATTAACATGTCTTCGATTAGTGCTAACGAGTGGAGCGGTGGAGATCCCTttagttgttgatggctatgccgaagATGACAAGGGGATGTCTTTCGTTATtgtttgtattttgttttatttgtttgtttttagtttgGCCGACTTGGTTGCTCCACTACTATTGTGTTAAGCTGtttgctttcaaaaaaaaaattttattttctttttcattttccgtATGAcatcaataatatatataaattttaaaaataacaaaTGTTAAAaactaacatttttcttttatatttgtcTTGCATTACCAACACTAAccaattttctaatttttcattaAAGATATTGGTTATTTAATATTTCTCTTTCACTAACCAAATGTTTTAAAAGTTTTAAATGTACTAAACTTGATATCTTTTAATCATTTCCTttccttttttattattgataCTGACATTTACTGCATACTTATATCATATAAACCCAGCATCTTGCTAATTCTTAACCATTgacatttttattattgttattcttATTTATTCATGAGTTGTGTTATTTAATCTCTGTCCTCATCTGGGAAGCTCCCACTTTAAGGCACACCCCACTCTCTTGGAGGTTCACCCTTTCCTAGTTTTCCTCTTCATCCATGCACATATTAATATTATCTCACACTCTTAGTGACTTGATTGAGCGTCGTCAGAGTATCGTTTTAGAATGTACAAATTACCTTGTTAGATCACCACTCTTGGCTACCAGATAACCTCCATCAACAATACAGAACATCAAAGCACTAGTAGTGTACTAGTGTACGACTATGTAAAAGAAATAAGACATTCATCTAACCCCCAACAACGTGGAATATAATTGTTTTTTCTCAAGATACAAACACTTATTGTGCAATTCTTATTATATAATCATAGAATAAGCCTACTTATAAAGAAATTTACTACCCACTCTTGCTTTTCATTGTTATTATCCCCTCAATAATGGGATAACTAAGAACTAATATATAGCTAAGTAGGAAAAGTTGACCGAACATGTCCTCAAAATCTTTGACATTGAGTAGTCTCCATAATCCCCCAAAGAAACAGACAATGTTCACTATAAGAAGCACAACCAATGGAGACATGAATAGTGCTGCGCCTTGGAAATCAAACTTGCCCTGCTCATATTTCTTAAGCTTCTCTTTGTCAATGGCCTTGTTTGACAAGCTAAATTTCACCTTGTTTAATCCTAACCATTTCTTGGTTCCATCTATTAGTGCAAATAAGCTGCCAGTAACCGACTTTAGAATCCAAATTCTTTGTTCATCCCACCACATTGCCACAGAGCCATCTCCAGAAAGGACCTCAATCAGATGTTGAATTTGGGTGGATACATGAATCGTTGCAAACACTACGAACCATGGATCTGTAACCTGTACCACAAAAAAGAAACCAGAACATGCATGTAACTTCAAGTCATTGAGATTATTTAATGGCCATCAAGGAAAAAAATTGTTCCATTTAACTTATCATGTCACCACTTAAGATTTCTTTCTGCAAAACCAAAAGTaggcaaattttaaatttaactagacccaaaaaaaaaaaataaaagagaaaagaaattaataaaaactaGCAGTGAGTAGGCACTTTACCTTTGGAAATAGGGGAATTCCTTTGAAGAAGCATACTTGAGGAACAATGCCGTAAAGGATGAATGCAACAGCATACATGGATGACATGGTCATGAAGCAATAAGTGAAGGTATGAATGATGGACATTCTGGAAATGCCGTAAGTGAAAGGGCTGTATTTGGACACTCCGAGCAAGCAAAGTTCAGAGAGCCACTTCACCAACTGAAGCATACCTTCCTTTATGTCAGTTGGGGCACATCCCAAGAAACACGGCCTTTTTGGGTACAGATAAGCCGATTTCCATCCTCTGCAGTGCAGCAGATACCCAGTTATTGTACTCTCCAACAAGATCCCGTACGAGAATCCCACCTCTGTACCCCATTTTGTGTTTGTCTCATAGGAACAGGAGGCAACCACTTGAGCTTCTTGTAAAATTGCATCTCTTGGAACATTCTTTTTGGGATTTTGCTGCCCTCGAATGACCTTGAGCGATTCTATGTACATGCTAGATTTTCCGAAGTAGCTTTCGGCATCCAGCAGATACTCATCTGTCATTATTGATCAATACAATCTCATTTCACCGTCTTATTATAGTAAAGAATTTTTGGATTGCACCACATTAATATTTGTATGTACCTTTTTGGTTTGGACTTCCAAACAATAATGCACTTCTGTACAAGTAATTGCCGCTACCAGAAAGACCTGGTCCCCTGAGTCCATCCATGCCTTGCCACATTGTCTTCAAGAATTCACCATATTTCA carries:
- the LOC107645075 gene encoding splicing factor U2af large subunit B isoform X5 → MVLTWQCWATSPTVLTMGVSRHCSFYVHGGINAPVLVGLVHLQLETIDYFGQITGANPAIPGMFPNMFPLATSQMQPFSALPVMPVQAMTQQATRHARRVYVGGLPPTANEQSVATFFSQVMAKIGGNTAGPGDAVVNVYINHDKKFAFVEMRSVEEASNAMALDGIIFEGAPVKVRRPTDYNPSLAATLGPSQPNPNLNLGAVGLTPGSAGGLDGPDRIFVGGLPYYFTETQIRELLETFGPLRGFDLVKDRETGNSKGYAFCVYQDLAVTDIACAALNGIKMGDKTLTVRRANQGANPQQPKPEQESILMHAQQQIALQKLMLQPALVATKVVCLTHAVSSDELKDDEDYEEILDDMRQECSKFGTLVNVVIPRPQPNGEATPGVGKVFLEYVDVDGATKARAGLNGRKFGGNQVVAVFYPENKFAQGDYEG
- the LOC107645075 gene encoding splicing factor U2af large subunit B isoform X6, with the protein product MGVSRHCSFYVHGGINAPVLVGLVHLQLETIDYFGQITGANPAIPGMFPNMFPLATSQMQPFSALPVMPVQAMTQQATRHARRVYVGGLPPTANEQSVATFFSQVMAKIGGNTAGPGDAVVNVYINHDKKFAFVEMRSVEEASNAMALDGIIFEGAPVKVRRPTDYNPSLAATLGPSQPNPNLNLGAVGLTPGSAGGLDGPDRIFVGGLPYYFTETQIRELLETFGPLRGFDLVKDRETGNSKGYAFCVYQDLAVTDIACAALNGIKMGDKTLTVRRANQGANPQQPKPEQESILMHAQQQIALQKLMLQPALVATKVVCLTHAVSSDELKDDEDYEEILDDMRQECSKFGTLVNVVIPRPQPNGEATPGVGKVFLEYVDVDGATKARAGLNGRKFGGNQVVAVFYPENKFAQGDYEG
- the LOC107645075 gene encoding splicing factor U2af large subunit B isoform X1, whose product is MAEYDERYEGNGEEEEERLHNSHSRPDSSPPPPDPTNDDLPDSKSHHGSREYDRESSRSREKEREKGREKDRKRDKGRDRDRDRERSKDRERDRDGEKERDRDRDHHHRDRHRDRSERRERGRDRDDDDYYRSRDYDRRRDYDREDRHRRRSRSRSGSHSRARSEHRSRSRSRSRSKSKRTSGFDMAPPASAMLAGASAVAGQITGANPAIPGMFPNMFPLATSQMQPFSALPVMPVQAMTQQATRHARRVYVGGLPPTANEQSVATFFSQVMAKIGGNTAGPGDAVVNVYINHDKKFAFVEMRSVEEASNAMALDGIIFEGAPVKVRRPTDYNPSLAATLGPSQPNPNLNLGAVGLTPGSAGGLDGPDRIFVGGLPYYFTETQIRELLETFGPLRGFDLVKDRETGNSKGYAFCVYQDLAVTDIACAALNGIKMGDKTLTVRRANQGANPQQPKPEQESILMHAQQQIALQKLMLQPALVATKVVCLTHAVSSDELKDDEDYEEILDDMRQECSKFGTLVNVVIPRPQPNGEATPGVGKVFLEYVDVDGATKARAGLNGRKFGGNQVVAVFYPENKFAQGDYEG
- the LOC107645075 gene encoding splicing factor U2af large subunit B isoform X2 — protein: MAEYDERYEGNGEEEEERLHNSHSRPDSSPPPPDPTNDDLPDSKSHHGSREYDRESSRSREKEREKGREKDRKRDKGRDRDRDRERSKDRERDRDGEKERDRDRDHHHRDRHRDRSERRERGRDRDDDDYYRSRDYDRRRDYDREDRHRRRSRSRSGSHSRARSEHRSRSRSRSRSKSKRTSGFDMAPPASAMLAGASAVAGQITGANPAIPGMFPNMFPLATSQPFSALPVMPVQAMTQQATRHARRVYVGGLPPTANEQSVATFFSQVMAKIGGNTAGPGDAVVNVYINHDKKFAFVEMRSVEEASNAMALDGIIFEGAPVKVRRPTDYNPSLAATLGPSQPNPNLNLGAVGLTPGSAGGLDGPDRIFVGGLPYYFTETQIRELLETFGPLRGFDLVKDRETGNSKGYAFCVYQDLAVTDIACAALNGIKMGDKTLTVRRANQGANPQQPKPEQESILMHAQQQIALQKLMLQPALVATKVVCLTHAVSSDELKDDEDYEEILDDMRQECSKFGTLVNVVIPRPQPNGEATPGVGKVFLEYVDVDGATKARAGLNGRKFGGNQVVAVFYPENKFAQGDYEG